ATCCCGGCGGCGAAAGCCCATGGCGTGGCGGCGATGGGTGTCTACAACTCCTACAACGCCGCGACGCTCGGCTATCACACCGGCGTTCTCGCCCGCGCCGGGCTTCTGGGGATCGGCGCGACCAACGCGGTTCCGACGGTGGCGCCGGTCGGCGGACGGGTGCCGGTCATCGGCACCAACCCGATCTCCTATGCCGTGCCGGCGCCCGGCGGCGAGATCGCCTTCCTGGTCGATCAGTCCGCCACCGCCGTCGCCTGGACCGCGGTGAAGCGGGCGGCAGACGCCGGAGAGCCGATTCCGCCGGGCTGGGCGCTGGACCGGAACGGCGAGCCGACCACCGATGCCGAGGCCGGCCTGGCCGGGTCCATGGCCCCCGCGGGCGGGGTCAAGGGCTTCAGCATCGGCCTCCTGGTGGAGGTGCTTTGCGCCGCGCTGGCCGGCGGCCGTCTGGGGCCGGACCAGGGATCGTTCACCGAGGACGACGGACGGCCGATCGACAACGGGCAGTTCTTCCTGGCGCTCGACCCGGACGCGTTCTCGCGGGGCGGCTTTGCCCCTGCGGTCACCGCCCTGACGGCGTCGATCATGGCGCAGGACGGCGCGCGCCTGCCCAATGCGCGCCGCGAGGCCAGCCGGGAGCGGCTGGCGCGCGAAGGCCTGACCATCGACGCCGATCTCCTGGCGCGGCTGAGAGCCTTCGCATGACCGAAGCGGAGCTTGCGGAGTTCCTGCGGGTCGAAGGGCTGTGCGACGGGACGCCGGTCGTCGAGACGATGAAGGGCGGCTACCTCAACCAGGTGCTGCGGGTCACCGCCGGATCGCGCCGCCTGGTGGTCAAGCGCTTCGCCACGCCGATGGCGGGAACGCTGTTTCCCAACCTGCCCGCCGATGAGGCCGAAGCGCTGCGGCGGCTGGCCGGGCTGAGGGTCGCGCCCGATCTGGTCGGGTTCTGGCCGGAGCGCTCGATCCTGGTCTACGCCTATGTCGAGGGCGCGCCGTGGAGCGGCGATCCCGCCGCGGTGGCCGCCCTCCTGCGGCGCAAGGAGGCGGCCGATCCGGCGGGCTTTCGCCGCGTGCCGATCGATGCGGAGAGGATTCTGGCGGAGGGCGATGCGCTGTTCGCCCGCTGCAGGGCCGCGCCTTCCCAGCCGCGCCCTCGGGCCGCCCGGCTCGGCCCGCCCGCCCGGCTGTCGCTGATCCATACCGACATCGGGGCCGGCAATCTCGTCGGCGCGGGGGAGGCGCTGCGCCTGATCGACTGGCAATGCCCGGCGCAGGGCGATCTCAGCGAGGACGTGCACAGCTTCCTCTCGC
This is a stretch of genomic DNA from Labrys wisconsinensis. It encodes these proteins:
- a CDS encoding phosphotransferase, with protein sequence MTEAELAEFLRVEGLCDGTPVVETMKGGYLNQVLRVTAGSRRLVVKRFATPMAGTLFPNLPADEAEALRRLAGLRVAPDLVGFWPERSILVYAYVEGAPWSGDPAAVAALLRRKEAADPAGFRRVPIDAERILAEGDALFARCRAAPSQPRPRAARLGPPARLSLIHTDIGAGNLVGAGEALRLIDWQCPAQGDLSEDVHSFLSPAFQILSQRPPFTAADRASFLTALGREDVVERYARLRPAYAWRMGAYCSWRAEVLTDPEICARYRRAAAAELGDMEPLE
- a CDS encoding Ldh family oxidoreductase codes for the protein MPALSVTEAHDLIRSALIGSGTSAGNAAYFAQAILDTELSGLDGHGFYWLQFYCRHLRSGKVDGKAVPRVEAVSEVGFRVDAGHGFAHPAIEAGFRRLIPAAKAHGVAAMGVYNSYNAATLGYHTGVLARAGLLGIGATNAVPTVAPVGGRVPVIGTNPISYAVPAPGGEIAFLVDQSATAVAWTAVKRAADAGEPIPPGWALDRNGEPTTDAEAGLAGSMAPAGGVKGFSIGLLVEVLCAALAGGRLGPDQGSFTEDDGRPIDNGQFFLALDPDAFSRGGFAPAVTALTASIMAQDGARLPNARREASRERLAREGLTIDADLLARLRAFA